TGGATAAAAACGGTCGCTAATAATGTTAATAACATTCTGTTTCGTCTTCATTCTACATCAAATTAAGTGAACGAGGGAAGAGAAAGCGGATCCGATTGCTAACCCCAGCCCTAGGAAGAAAGACATTACTATTGCAGTGCCCTCGCTCAATTCCTTAGGGACCACCTTAGGACCGTACACCATGGAGAGTGTCCCCAAGTAACCGTTGCTAAGTCCCAGCAGAGTGATAAAGATGATTGGATAGACGTCACTCTGGAAAAAGACTTGGTAGATATGTTTTCTGGGCTGGTAATTACAGAACATAAATACGGGAATAAAAAAGGTTCGGATGAAGACCAGGGTTGGCAGGATCTTGCTGGTAGGCCCTGGGCTCTGTATCCATGTTGTGATCTGCCGTCCACTCCAGTCAGCAAAGTTATAGGATAGGAAACAGGTCATGGGAGTGAAATACTTGTTTGTCCATATACTACCTGAATTTTTATCAACAGACTCAATGCCGGCAGAGATGCTGGGGAAAACGATGATACTAATGAAAAACGTGTAAAACAAGCAGGCGGCCAGCACCTTGACTTTCTTCAGGATGGGAAGTATTGGTGGAGAGTTTGTCTTTGAAGAAGAGTCAATTATGTCCTCAGAGCCTTCAGCTTGAGAAATGTTTGGTCTCTCTTCATGTATATTCAAATAATAGCTTaaaagaaatataaaatagtaaTACGTTATTCAACCGGACTAAAAGATCTGACTGCTTATTCacagtttttgctttttttcagtAGTACTATAGGCTCTGCCTGCCTGGTAGCAGGTTATATATCTAATGAACATGAAACCTTCATTATTGAGAATCGTAAGCTAAACATTTCATAGAAGAAGTCGAGATTCCGGAACTATTAGGAGGGCTGAGCAAGTAATCGCATGTGGTAACATACTGCAGTGAGACACCAAGTGTGAATGTAACCTAAAACCGCCTAAGACTTTTGTTCTTGTATTTTATACCGAGCGTATTTTCAGAAGAGCAGCAGTGCAATGCCACCTACTGGCAACAAACAGAACTACACCAGTTATCTTCCTAGGATTGAACTAAAGGAGTTGTCTAAGATCCAGACATTTTTCCAAATCACTGCTGCAGTACTGGAGCTCTGCTACTATTCAAGTGAATTGGAGCAAAGCTGCAGTTCAATACACAGGTGCTATGCAATGTAagtagccaactgcttccggctgtgCCATAATATCCGgttcccgcaggccaccggagcacctgatctgtgtggggtccgggtgtcggacccgcactgatgatacactgatgacctatccagtagataggtcatcagttgtccggtagtggacaacccctttaatatatattaTCAGAATTGTCCTTTAACAAGTGAGGGTGatcacacacagcacataaaAGGACAattctgataatcagtatatatatatattagggccATGGTGAAGCGTGAGTGAATGCGAAACGGCCGTCGCCGCTGAAGTTTTGCATCCTCTCCGCCCAAAGCTTTGATAAATTGACTTTTATACTGGTGAGTAGACTGCTAGGACTGTACTTTTCTGCTGGGCACCACTGCACTGCCAGTCCCAGTTGGCAGTGCTGAACTCGTTCTTTCTACATATTAATATGTAATACCTCTGCATGCAATTTCCGAATGTCAAATATTTgtctctttgtattttctttagtttgtttaggaaaaaaaaattcagaataaaAATCGAGAATTTATTTTTAGGTCATATCGTCCAACTTTACTTTAGGGGTACAGATCGTGGGTGCACTTACCAGTTAAAAAGGGTCATCTAAGACAACGGACATTGGAAAGCCCTACTAAGTCATTCTGAGTCAATAGAGGGGATGCCACACTTGGCACCTCCTTCAAATCAGTCAATGACGAGGGCCACTACAATGAgtgctttgttttgtttttaaacagGAAACTTGGGCACGTTGGCCTACTGATGGGTGCCGTGTAAGGCATTATTTCACTGGCAGAATGAGAACCTGACAGCCAATATCCCTGGAGATATTAGCTTATCATTGAAGTTTCCAAAACAATTAATTTAAGCTTTTCTAGGTCATTATATGGGGAGCCTGTTCTGGTGGTAGGTtctcaacttaaaggggttgtacaggactagaagaacatgtctgctttcttccagaaaccgcaccacacctggacatgggttgtgtctgatatttcagctcagctccattgaagtgaatggggctgagatgcaataccatacGCAAACTGTGGagagatgtggcgctgtttttggaatttTTCCCATCCTGTAGAAACACTTTAAGCCTAAGCTGCAATGTTGATAATTAGTAttgcaatcatgttttcagctTTATGTAGATTTTCGGAGCTTTCGATTGCTGAACAATCGTTGTGTCTGCGGTTGAATTCTGTAGCTCAACGGAGCTTCAATCTCAAGCACCATCATGGAAGAGGAAAAGAACATACAATATAAGGGCATCTGAGCGGCGTGATAAGGTGATGACCCAAATACAATGTTTCACAATCTATCaatattttcttaatttttatAAAACTTTAATAGATGCCCAAAAAATGGGAACTGGCAAATAGTCTAAAAAAGAGTCTATGTTGTTTTTTCCGCTGTACGTGTGCGATAGGACTACAGACATGACCTAGTTTCTCTCTTTATGCCCAAGATGTACTTCGTTTTCTCAATAGCACGTGCAGTAAAAAAAGCTGGCTCAGGTGCTGCTTATTGGGAAATATTTCCAAGTCATATGTCTGTTGAGACTCATCTGTTCTTGCCTGACAATTCTACTTCTCTTTTAGTTTCTGAAGGAACAAGCATGATCACTGTGTCATAAGTAATCTGAGGCCGAAACTATAAGTTTCACTCTGTGGTTTtggttttttcgtttttttttatcacactaAATGTAGAAATCTACTTGaatggctccgttcacatctgcgtcgaaaGCTTTGtcgggctggattcacacacaacgttctgctgtgtttttcatggcgtttttcatGCACATCTTCATGCAGTTTTAAGCGTGGCCAGAGGTTACATTAAAgtctgtagtaaaatataaaatgaacgACACACGTCTGGGTTTCGGTCTGTGGCTTTTTCGAGGCAATTTTTTTCCGAAACGCAGTGTGCTCTGGGTACGGTGTTTTTCTCATAGGCTTCTCTGTAGGACTTTCATTTGAAAACTGGCTAGTGTTTTAGAAGGGtgctttgatgcagtttaaagcaCCATCAATTTTCTATGTGTGATGGAGTGGTCTTAGTGGTCTTTGTCGCAGATTCTGTAATTTTTGCCGGAAAAAAATAACGCAGCATGCGACACAATTTTGACAAAATTACCGAAGCGAcaacgaaacccattaaagtcaacaaTTTCTGTCGGGCAACACTGGTGTGGGATTCAGCGCTTCCATTTttcttgttgttctgctcctatgtcagagcagaacaacagaaaacaGAACGCAGATAGGAACATAGCTTTATATGGCAgatgaattaaaggggtattctgctttttttttttttaaaacaaaataaataagtgaggaatcatacagttttctaatatacagtatatcatttTAAATGGCCAAATGCATTTCTTATACCAGTGAAGTAGACCACTGTCTCTGCACAGTAGAATGGTAAAGCCCATGGATGTATCCGGTGTAGTGCATTTATGGGGTTACTAAACAGGGGATCAGTTATGGGACCTCCCCATATCATGTGACCTCCGCATATCATGTGACCGCTGACATTTAGTACGTAACATAGTTATATGATGCAGGATGTCCGGGGTCTATACACAGGACCTATCCATGGGTTACTAAATAAGACTAATGCTGGGACAGGGGTTTTCCCACAGTACTAAGGGATGATATACCGCTTAATGATTGGTGGAGGATCGACTGCCGAGACATATTTACTGATATGGAAACACATTGAAATCTTACCTGGAATATTTTATCCTAGGAAGGATCATATACACAACAATGCATATAAGAAGGAAGAAATCAGCAGTAAGGAAATAAGCAAATGCACTATCTGTAACATCGGATGCTATGGACAGGTCCAGAATTGCTGCCAAGGCGCTGACTGTGCCTCCCATGGCCTGACCtgaaaataaaggaataaaaatgaATGTTCTGTATTGTCTGTCTATGGATTATTTTGTAGGGTAATTGATATGAAAACAACTCCGGTTATAGTGGAAAAGTAGGGAATCTATAAattcccatcatagacatttatggcatatctataggCTActgcataaatgtctgataggtgcggcCCAGACCGACCCTCcttcccaaacagaactattcagCTTTGTCGAAAAGGAATATTGTTCAATAGTAGGAATGGCATAAGGGGTGGCCAAATAACTCCAGAGGAGTTTATCGAACTGGGAAGCATAGGACCAGGTGGCTTAAAATGCAACCTATCACACCTTCGAGGAAGTCTAGCTCAATTGTTGGATTCAACCAGCAAAATGTGCCCACAAATACATAATGGCGATGGTCAGTTTTAGACAACTGTCAAACAATGGGGTATCACAGCACCAGATGCAAGATAAAGTGGGTGCAAGCCTCAACAGAACCTGATCCAAAGTCCTTTGATGAAATCCAACAAAGAGAGatgaggcagcacatccaaaaaatgAGGACTTTATTCACCCAGAACATACATCAcaaatgtaatgtgaacaggaCCCAAGAGGCACTTCTGCTCTTATTTATTGTGTTCAATAGAATTACATTTAATTAAAGGGTGactaaacgttcaaaaaacttctgacatgtcagagcgACATGTCCGGAGATTTGTTCGGTAAGGGTCTGAGTAccgagacacccaccaatcgctaaaacgaagcagcagaagcgctctagTGAGCGCCGAGCTTCTTAGTTTTTGatgggcttttctcggaaagccgagcgatggtgtacggactcaatagaaagtctatgagcccgtacatcaGCTTTCCGAGAGAAGCCGATCAGAAAAGAAGGGGTCAGCGCTCAccagagcgcttctgctgcttcgttttagtgattggtggtggtctctgCTCAGACCCCGACCGAACaaatctcctgacatgtcagaagttttttgaaagtttagtcacCCCTTAATCAAATGTAACTCTATTGAACACAATAAATAATAGCAGAAGTGCCTCTTCGGTCCTGTCCACACTACATTCGTAATgtatgtttagcatgtacgtcaGGAAAGCTCCTGACAGGTATATGTTTCACGTATATGTCATGGATTttcaatagcctttcatgacGCATACGTCATGAAACAAAGACGGGCAGAATTAGGAAGGTATTAGCGAACTACATGGAAGTTTGGTGGCGATTGCTTGTCCCAAATTGAgcggacaggttccctttaaaacgtGGCCATGTTACAGCTGTTGGAAACTGGGACTGCTACAGGCAGTGCCAAGGGCCTGAAGAAACTGGGCACAAAATtcagcttttttacatttttaatacagcTCCTGAAAGTGCAACTCCAGCCAGATATAAAAGTTCTACGATGCTCATCAAGTCCTGGTTATAGAAACTTGTGATGTAATAGAAGGAATATTGGTAATTTGTCAGGCCAATGGTTTGTAAAGCTTGTAAAGGGTCAACCAGTGACCAGAGCAGTAAATATGACTAGAGAAGTTGGCACTGCCCTTGCCCGTCTTGGTAGGTCATACACAGTGTATTACTTAGCAGAATGAGAATTGGCAATCTCTCAATTATGACGTATAAACAAGTTGTAACGCTTAATCCTTGTATAATAAAAACGTATTCAACTTTCCAACCTACTTTACGTTTCAATTCCTCCCCGTTTACGAGATCGGTTTGCTCTAAGTAAATGGGAACATActtgtttatatccagaggcGGAAATCCCATACAAGCCTCTGCTCACAGCTGAGAATTTGCTACAACAAATCTTCTTCCTACCCTGATAGTTTGAAGTCCAAGTACAATGTATATAAGTAggttgcataacttttcattatacaatgattatgcTTTATTTACATTAAAACGCAAAATCCCATTTCCACCACTCGTGACTGGAGCGGCACCCGAATAAACACTGCAAAGTAATTTGGTAGTTCTATGTACTACACTATTCCCATGACAGGGATGACGGCCCTGACAGCTCTCCTCGCTCAGGACGTCATTACAATGGGATGTGACCTGCAGTTTAGTTATTTTAAGAGTTTGGGGATGGACCCTGCACAGCATTTGTACATTAGAGGTATATTTCATAAGCCAGGGATTTTTATATTTTAGGATATCACCGTTATAACATCTTATTATATGCAGAGAAAGGTCTACCACTAAATGCATATAGGTCATAGATATTTCTAGGACTGTCAACATAGAAATGGTTCTGTTTTCCAAGGAATTTATTTTCGtagccattaaaaaaaagaaacataaataTTCACGACATGGGGCAAAAATGAAGCGTGCCAGAAATCTAAAGCAAATGCACTAAAACAATTTCTTTCCGGAGGGAGACATTTACACATAATAAATAACATCAGTGTCTGTTAAGTTGATAAATGTTGAGTAAAAAAGGAAGCACCGAACAAAACCACATAAAATCCTGCAGGGGACTCATCATTCATGGAAATCTGTTACCAACTTATCAAACATGTAAATGAAGCTGATCCCAGAAAAGTGTGTCATTACAAAGGCACACAGCTGACTGCAAGGACACACCGATGGTGAGCGCGCTCCTTCTGTACCGCTGCCATTGTCAGATAGGTTTCTTCACAACCTCAAGACTTTAAACATAAAGCCTGTAGGTTATAACTGTGAGATATAAAGTGCAGGTTTACCAACCGTGGACCTACATAAATATATAGTATTAAGGAATTGCTTAAAGTGAAGGTCCAACCTttgaaaccaatttttttttaattgttctaatgcatctaaaattaaaaatgaagccaCTTTTCAAATAATCAgaattaaaaatgtattgtttcTGTGCACAGCTCTATTTTCTGTGAAGACATATATGTTTCCTTGGTAACAGGCTACAAATAAACTCTATGTAGTtctatcctgcagtcatactcccttccatctgcgcAAATAATTCTGGTTTACTTTCTTTTGGTCGGATAACAAGTAGACAGATAGTAAGGAGTATGGATGCAGGATCAGACTAAACATAGTTTGTTTTTGTGTAGCACgttaccatggagacgcataggtCTGCCTACCAGCTGCAGACATAAAATAGTACAAGATTTTAAATTAAAACCAATTGCAAAGttgctttctttaaaaaaaaaatattgtaaaaatgtCTGCCAAGATGGGCCTTCCAATTAATTTCCAATTTTATAATACGATGTTATTGCCAGAATTGCTCCTAATCCCAGCATATAATTGACACAGATGCCATAATATCAGGAAATTAGATTGTGTCTATtgcggctgtatttatgtacctctTTAAATAGGAATATAGCAAGGGCTTTATCATGCATAAACATGACAAAGGGGCACATTTCATCTAAACTTCTCCATTTACAAGTCTGTATTTTATACACAACATATCCTGGAAGGCCACCTCTGCTTTACAGCGCACATTACAATAAAATAGCACAGACAAAAGGTCACGATAAACTCCACCACGGCTGCTCTAAACAACCAAACATGATCATACGGAGATAACAACAGTCATGGGAAGTTATTGTTTTAATAATATTATAACCATTCAAGCTAGAGGTCTGTGCCAAAATATAAAGTGGCAGTAACGTCCCCTGCCCTAGCAATATCCAGAAAGGAATGACAGGGTTAATATGTGGCCATCTCCAGGATCAGAGGCTGTTGGTATGGACTGTATTGCTTAACACAGGAAAACATGTCTCCGTAGGCTCCTTTACAAGTTTTTCTTCCTCACAATAATTCTTTGCTGAACAACCAAAAAATGCACAAAGGCCAAACTAGCGAATGACTGACCACATCGTGACAAAGTCCTGAGTAACAGGGGTAAATATAAGGTGATGCTGCAGAGACATTCTCCTGGAACGTAAAGAGAAGTTCACAACATG
The nucleotide sequence above comes from Rhinoderma darwinii isolate aRhiDar2 chromosome 11, aRhiDar2.hap1, whole genome shotgun sequence. Encoded proteins:
- the SLC29A3 gene encoding equilibrative nucleoside transporter 3; its protein translation is MSEDPLCRTDSLYGPPDTSRSEEEDSRIGEHQINNYYAHKPVDHYNGTYIIFFILGVGSSLPWNFICTAKHYWIYKLRNCSDLPVIESPDVSDLSDYFESYFSIASAVPSVPCLILNFYLVNRISAQTRVLSSLVVMLLVFIFTTVLVKVNTSFWTKEFFALTLICVAILSGASNVLTASVFGVTGRFPMKHSQSLISGQAMGGTVSALAAILDLSIASDVTDSAFAYFLTADFFLLICIVVYMILPRIKYSSYYLNIHEERPNISQAEGSEDIIDSSSKTNSPPILPILKKVKVLAACLFYTFFISIIVFPSISAGIESVDKNSGSIWTNKYFTPMTCFLSYNFADWSGRQITTWIQSPGPTSKILPTLVFIRTFFIPVFMFCNYQPRKHIYQVFFQSDVYPIIFITLLGLSNGYLGTLSMVYGPKVVPKELSEGTAIVMSFFLGLGLAIGSAFSSLVHLI